The window CGGCGAACGCCTGCGCGAGCGCCTGGCCAAGATCGTCGTGGGCGACCCTTCGGTGAAAGAGGTGCGTATGGGCGCACTGGCCTCGATGGACCAGCACCGCGATGTCAGCGAGCGGGTCGAGATGCTCGCGCGCGGCAACGAGATCCTGTTCGGCGCCAAGGATGGTTTCAATCCGGTGGGCGAGGGCGCGGCGAATGGCGCCTTCTTCTCGCCGACCTTGCTGCTGTGCCGCGACGGCATGAGCAACGACGCCGTGCACGACATCGAAGCCTTCGGCCCGGTCAGCACGATGATGACCTATTCGGACCTGGATGAAGCCCTGGTGCTGGCCGCGCGCGGCAAGGGAAGTCTGGTCAGCACCTTGGTGACCAAGGACACGGCCATTGCGGCGCGCGCGGTGCCGGTGGCGGCGGCCACGCACGGCCGTGTGCTGGTGCTCGAGCGTGAAGCGGCTGTCGATTCGACCGGTCACGGTTCGCCCCTGCCGCAGTTGAAGCATGGCGGTCCGGGACGCGCCGGTGGCGGCGAGGAGCTGGGCGGCATTCGCGCGGTGCGCCACTTCCTGCAGCGCGCCGCGGTACAGGGTTCGCCGACCATGCTGGCGGCGATCACGGGCGAGTACGTGCGCGGCGCGGCCGTGCGCGAGGAAGCCCTGCACCCGTTCCGCAAGTATTTCGAGGAACTGCAGATGGGCGACTCGCTGCTCACGCACCGGCGCACGGTGAGCGAGGCCGATATCGTCAACTTCGGCGGGATTTCGGGCGACTATTTTTACATGCACTTCGACGAGATCGCGGCCAAGGATTCGCAGTTCGGCAAGCGCATCGCGCACGGCTACTTTGTGCTGTCGGCGGCGGCGGGGCTGTTTGTGTCGCCGGCACCGGGCCCGGTGCTGGCCAACTACGGGCTGGATAATCTGCGGTTTATCACGCCGGTGGCCATCGGCGACACGATCCGCGCGCGCTTGACGTGCAAGCGCAAGGTGGATCGCAACCGCACCGACGACAAGGGCGTGGGGCAGGGCGTGGTGGCGTGGGATGTGCAGGTCACCAATCAGAATGATGAACTGGTGGCCAGTTATGACATTCTGACGCTGGTGATGAAGAAGGGGTGATTAGAGTAGAACGCAGGTTGCCTGAACCTTTTTAACCGCGACACTCAAAACCGTCATTCCTGCCATTGGCAGAAATGACGGTTTTTAAGGTAACGGTACTGTTAGCTGTACAGCTCTTTACACGAACCCGAGATTACGCGTACTGGCGTTGTAATTCCCCAGATTCGGCAACAGCGCCAGCAATTCGCTGTTCGACACCCCCAGCCACGCGCCCATCGTGGCGGCGAACTGGTCGACCGATGTCGTCGGCAACAAACGTCCCTGGCCGACATCATCCGGTCCGCCATTGGCCACCACCGGCGCGGTGCCGTAAAAGCGCTTGCCCTTGACCGCGCCACCCATCACGAAGTGCATGCTGCCCCAGCCATGATCGGAGCCGTCGGCATTGCCCGCCATCGTGCGTCCGAAGTCGGACGCGGTGAACGTGGTCACTTTTTCGGCCACGCCCAGTTCCACCGTCGCCGCGTAAAACGCCGCCATCGCGTCACCCAGTTTGGTCATCAGCGCCGGGTGATTGGTCAGCATGCCGTCGTGCGTGTCGAAACCACCCATGGATACGAAAAACACTTGCCGTTTCGCACCCAGGGTCGGGCCGGCGGCGATCATGCGCGCGACCAGTTTCAGCTGGTCGCCCAGGTTGTTCGCGGTCGGGAACGCCGTTTTCGGCGCCGGCGTCGAGCTCAGGGCGCCGGTCAGCACTTCATTGGCTTCGATCGAACGCTTGCCGATGCGGTTGTATTCGTTTTCCAGCATGTGGCTGCGCTGCTGGGTCATCAACGTGCGCAGCGCCGCCGAGGAACTTGCCGAGCCGAACAACGGATTCTTGAGTCCCGCCAGCGGCACCGAGCCACTGGTCGATACCTGGTATTGCACCGCCGTATTGCCCGACAAGAACACGGCATTGTTCGAGACGTTGATGCAGGTAAAGGTCGAATGCGTATTGCTCGCCTGGAACAGGTCGCCGATGCGGCCGCCCCAGCCGGAGGTAGCGCCTTCCGGCGACGACGACTGGAAGACCGATTGCTGGTCGTTGTGCGAAAACAGTTTCGGCGGCAGGCGGCCGGACTTGTTGGTGAACTGGAGCTTGGTGGTGGGCTGTACCAGATTGCCCACGTTCAACATCACGGCCAGTTTTCCGTCGTTAAACAGCGGGACCAGCGGCGCCAGGGCGGGAGCCAGGGCGTACTGGTGCTGGAAGCCGGCCGAGTCCACCGGCACCACGGTCGGGTTCAGCGCGGTCGCGGCCAGCGCGGCGCGGCTGTGCGCGAAGTTGGGGCGGAACGACTGGTATTTCGCGTGGCTGTCGGGATCGTAGGGCGTGACGGTGTTGGCATAGTCGTTGCCGCCGTACAGAAACACGCAGACCAGTGCCTTGTAGTCGGTGGCCGTGGCGGCACTTGCCTCGGCCATGGCGGCGACGTTGATTGCCCACGGCGCGGCAACGCCGGCGACCGACAGCGCGGAAGCGCGTTGTAGAAAGGCGCGGCGCGATGCGTTGGTTCCATTTTTATTTTGCATGGCTGCTCCTATTTCTGGACGATGAATTCGGGGGATGCCAGCACCAGCACCAGGGCGGCATAGATGCGGTTCAGGCGGGCGGCGTTGGTTCCTTTGGGCATGGAATCGATCCCGCCCCTGATCAGGTTGGTTGTCGCCGGCGCCAGTTGTCCCGCCACCAGCACCAGGTTCAGCTCGTCCACGAGGGTATCGGCCACATCGGCCATCGGCAGCAGGGCGCTGTAGTCGGCCTTGACGTCGCCCACGCCTTTGCTGACCACGGTCTGCATATAATTGATATAGCCGACCACGGTCGATTCATTGGTGATCTGAAACTCCGGCGCGACCATGCGCGCATTGGCGATGGCGCTGTTGGGCGGTACGTAGCCCGGACGGAAGAAATTGAACACCGTGCCCGAGCGGCCGGGACTTTGTCCCAGGCGCGTGGCGGGGTCGGATGTGTTGCCGATCGCCCAGGCGTCTGTCGCCGAGCTGGCCTTGAATGCGCGCGCCCACGCCGTAAAGCGCAGCACCGGTTCGCGCAGCTTGCCGAAGTTGAGGTCGCTCAGCCGGCTGGCGCTGCGCGCTTCGGTATCGAGCAGAATGGCGGACACGACCTTGGCCAGGTTGCCCTTGACGCCGTTATTATCGCTATTGAACACGGCGCTGACCCTGGCCACGTAGGCGGGCGAGGGATTGCTGCACACCAGGCGCTGGATCAGCTGGCGGCCGATGAACGGACCCACGTTCGGATGGGCGAAGATGGTGTCGAGCGCGCGGGTGAGGCTGGTCAGGCCGTCGGTGCCGGCGGCGATGCTGCTTCCCAGGAAATTCTTGGCGCCCGTTTCATGGCGGTTGGCCGCCACGATCATCGGGCGGCGCTTGTATTCCGGCGAATTGTTGTCGGCGCCGGCCATGTCGTAGTTCCAGCCGGTGAACACCCGGGCCAGGCCGGTGATGTCGTCCAGGGTATACGTTTCCTGCTGCAAGCCGCCGTTGAGCTTGGGCGTGCCGTCGTTGTTCAGCTGCACCAGGCCGATGGTAAACAGCTGCATGACTTCGCGCGCGTAGTTTTCATCGGGCAGGGAGCCGGTGGCCGGGTTGAACTTGACGTTGCCGCGATAGGTCAGATATTCGCCCATCGGTGCGCTCAGCGATACGTGCTGCAGCAGGGTGCGGTAGTTGCCGAAGGCGTGCGTTTCCAGCAAGTCCATGTGGGCGGCGCTGGAGAAATTGCTCCAGCTTGCGTTGAAACCGCTCAGGGACGCGACCAGGATTTCGGACAGTGCCAGGGTGACGCGCTGGCGCAGGGTGTCGGGCGAGACCACCATCTTGCGCCAGAAAGCGGCATCGTGGCCGGCTTCGGTGTTCTTGGATTCGGCGCCGTTTAATTTCTTTGCGACCAGGTAATCCCAGCGCGATTGTGACCGCGGCATGGCCATCTGTTCGGTGATCCAGCCGGCGTAGCCCAGCTGCTGCACCCGGGCGATCTGTTCGCGCGTGGCGCCCATCGACGCCTGCGCCAGGAAGCGCGAGGCTTCGGCGGCGCCGATTTTTTCCACCGGCGTGGGGGTAGGGGTTGGTGTTGGCGTCGCTGTTGGCGTCGGGGTTGGCGTCGGCGTCGGTGTTGGGGTTGGGGTTGGGGTTGGCGTCGGGGTTGGCGTGGGTGTCGGAGCGGCCGGGCCTGGGGCAGTCGGCGTCGGCGCGGTCGGCGTCGGGACGGTCTGGGTCGGTGTCGGCGCAGTCGGCGTCGGTGTCGGAACGTTTGGTGCCGGCGTCGGGACAGTCGGTGTCGTACCCGTCGGCGTCGGAACAGTTGGTGTCGGGACAGTCGGCGTCGGAACAGTCGGCGCAGGACCGGCCGGCGTCGGTACTACCGGGGTCGGAACGGGTGTCGGCGCCGGGATCGGCACGTTCGGGGCCGGCATGGTCGATCCGGGCAGAATCATCGGCGGCGCAGCCGGCGCAGGCGAGCTGCCGCCACCGCCGCAGGCCGCCAGGACCGCGCTCGACAACAGCGCGGTGGTGGCCGTGGCCACGGAGACGCCCGATTTTCCTTCATCGCCAGCAACATCAAGCTGGATGGTTGGCATGTGTTCGTCCAGATCGACGGCAGCGTCGGTCGCGACGTCTGCGTCGAGTACTTGTTGCTCTTGCATGAAATTATCCCGGTGTGTCCACAACCAGAGATAGTAGATGATTAGCGGAAACAAATAAACGTGGAGGTTTGTTTATTTTGTAACAACCCAGCGTTTTTATACTTCTTTGCAACACTGTTTCATGCAGGGCGGGTCGAAAGCGATGAAGTCTGAACAGTGAGTGAAGGACATTATTTTGTCCGCAATGCACTATTTCATTTGGCGCCGGACCGCCAACGTGGCGTCCGGCGCGCGCAGGGCGACTTCAGCGGCCCAGGCCGAACGGATCGTCGATCGTGTGCGCCGGTTGCGTGAACCACTTCGGTCCTGTCTCCGTCATATAGAAGTGGTCTTCATGGCGCACGCCGAATTCGCCCGGAATGCAGATCATCGGCTCGTTCGAGAAGCACATGCCGACGTCGAGCGGCGTGCTGTCGCTGCCGACCAGGTAAGGCCATTCGTGGATATCCATGCCGATGCCGTGGCCGGTACGGTGCGGCAGGCCGGGCAGCTTGTAGCCGGGCCCGAATCCGTTCGCTTCGAGCGAGGCGCGCGCCGCCGCATCGACCTCGCGGCACGGCACGCCCAGCTGCGCGGCCGCGAACGCGGCCAGCTGCGCCGCCTTCTCCGCATTCCACACAAAGCGCTGGCGCTCGCTGATCTCGCCAAAGACGTAGGTGCGCGTGATGTCCGAGATGTAGCCATGCAGCTGGCAGCCGGTATCGATCAGCACCACGTCGCCCGGCTTCAGGGTCTGGGCATAACTGACGCCGTGCGGATAGGCGGTCGCCTCGCCGAACAGCACGATGCAAAAATACGACCCCGGCGCACCGACCTTGCGGTGCGCGCGCGCGATAAAGTCGCTCACCTCCACCGTGCTGATCCCCTCATGCAGGATGCTGGCGGCGGCCTTGTGCACTTCGAGCGTCATGTCCTTCACGCGCTGCATCAGGGCGATTTCGGCTGGCGACTTGCGGGAGCGGCAGAACGCCGTGACCGTTTTGGCGTTTTCCAGCGCGTAGCCGGCCGCCAGCGGGGCAATGCCGTCGGCGATGAAGAAAGCGGCGCTCTCGCAGATGCCGATGCGCGGCGGCGCGGCCGTATCGGGCGCGATGCCCATGCGGCCCAACACGTCGACGAACAGCTGGTAGGGGCTCTCGTGCTCCTCCCAGCAATTGACCTTGCCCTTGACCAGCATGAAGTCGGTCAGCGAGCCTTCCTCGAACACCGGCGCGATATATTCGAGCGCGCCGCT of the Massilia violaceinigra genome contains:
- a CDS encoding DUF1800 domain-containing protein, whose product is MQEQQVLDADVATDAAVDLDEHMPTIQLDVAGDEGKSGVSVATATTALLSSAVLAACGGGGSSPAPAAPPMILPGSTMPAPNVPIPAPTPVPTPVVPTPAGPAPTVPTPTVPTPTVPTPTGTTPTVPTPAPNVPTPTPTAPTPTQTVPTPTAPTPTAPGPAAPTPTPTPTPTPTPTPTPTPTPTPTPTATPTPTPTPTPVEKIGAAEASRFLAQASMGATREQIARVQQLGYAGWITEQMAMPRSQSRWDYLVAKKLNGAESKNTEAGHDAAFWRKMVVSPDTLRQRVTLALSEILVASLSGFNASWSNFSSAAHMDLLETHAFGNYRTLLQHVSLSAPMGEYLTYRGNVKFNPATGSLPDENYAREVMQLFTIGLVQLNNDGTPKLNGGLQQETYTLDDITGLARVFTGWNYDMAGADNNSPEYKRRPMIVAANRHETGAKNFLGSSIAAGTDGLTSLTRALDTIFAHPNVGPFIGRQLIQRLVCSNPSPAYVARVSAVFNSDNNGVKGNLAKVVSAILLDTEARSASRLSDLNFGKLREPVLRFTAWARAFKASSATDAWAIGNTSDPATRLGQSPGRSGTVFNFFRPGYVPPNSAIANARMVAPEFQITNESTVVGYINYMQTVVSKGVGDVKADYSALLPMADVADTLVDELNLVLVAGQLAPATTNLIRGGIDSMPKGTNAARLNRIYAALVLVLASPEFIVQK
- a CDS encoding M24 family metallopeptidase codes for the protein MNIGGKSMDEALAALSDMSGGLEPIGKEEHEQRIGKAQAFMRAQGISAVFLNAGTNMRYFTGTKWYASERMVGAILPASGALEYIAPVFEEGSLTDFMLVKGKVNCWEEHESPYQLFVDVLGRMGIAPDTAAPPRIGICESAAFFIADGIAPLAAGYALENAKTVTAFCRSRKSPAEIALMQRVKDMTLEVHKAAASILHEGISTVEVSDFIARAHRKVGAPGSYFCIVLFGEATAYPHGVSYAQTLKPGDVVLIDTGCQLHGYISDITRTYVFGEISERQRFVWNAEKAAQLAAFAAAQLGVPCREVDAAARASLEANGFGPGYKLPGLPHRTGHGIGMDIHEWPYLVGSDSTPLDVGMCFSNEPMICIPGEFGVRHEDHFYMTETGPKWFTQPAHTIDDPFGLGR
- a CDS encoding DUF1501 domain-containing protein; this encodes MQNKNGTNASRRAFLQRASALSVAGVAAPWAINVAAMAEASAATATDYKALVCVFLYGGNDYANTVTPYDPDSHAKYQSFRPNFAHSRAALAATALNPTVVPVDSAGFQHQYALAPALAPLVPLFNDGKLAVMLNVGNLVQPTTKLQFTNKSGRLPPKLFSHNDQQSVFQSSSPEGATSGWGGRIGDLFQASNTHSTFTCINVSNNAVFLSGNTAVQYQVSTSGSVPLAGLKNPLFGSASSSAALRTLMTQQRSHMLENEYNRIGKRSIEANEVLTGALSSTPAPKTAFPTANNLGDQLKLVARMIAAGPTLGAKRQVFFVSMGGFDTHDGMLTNHPALMTKLGDAMAAFYAATVELGVAEKVTTFTASDFGRTMAGNADGSDHGWGSMHFVMGGAVKGKRFYGTAPVVANGGPDDVGQGRLLPTTSVDQFAATMGAWLGVSNSELLALLPNLGNYNASTRNLGFV
- the paaZ gene encoding phenylacetic acid degradation bifunctional protein PaaZ; this translates as MQTISTLQSLIGGRWLGAEASVPLHSALNNSLIYHTHAEKIDFDEAVTYARRTGVPALMSLDFQKRAACLKSLALYLMERKEELYAVSHLTGATRPDSWVDIEGGIGTLFAYASMGSRELPSSNVLHEGPALALGKNGGFAGTHILVPRGGLAVHINAFNFPIWGLLEKFAPSFLAAMPCIGKPATATSYLTEAVVRMMDDSGLLPKGALQLVIGSTGDLLDRLTGADVVTFTGSADTAAKLRVNKNLIAHSVPFTAEADSLNCAILGPDVTPDDVEFDLFVKEVAREMTGKAGQKCTAIRRIIVPKQHVEAVGERLRERLAKIVVGDPSVKEVRMGALASMDQHRDVSERVEMLARGNEILFGAKDGFNPVGEGAANGAFFSPTLLLCRDGMSNDAVHDIEAFGPVSTMMTYSDLDEALVLAARGKGSLVSTLVTKDTAIAARAVPVAAATHGRVLVLEREAAVDSTGHGSPLPQLKHGGPGRAGGGEELGGIRAVRHFLQRAAVQGSPTMLAAITGEYVRGAAVREEALHPFRKYFEELQMGDSLLTHRRTVSEADIVNFGGISGDYFYMHFDEIAAKDSQFGKRIAHGYFVLSAAAGLFVSPAPGPVLANYGLDNLRFITPVAIGDTIRARLTCKRKVDRNRTDDKGVGQGVVAWDVQVTNQNDELVASYDILTLVMKKG